The nucleotide sequence GCAGCAGGATGCCGCCCGCCACTCGGAACGCGGCCAGCGAGATGCCGAACACCTGGAAGATGAGCCCCCCGAAGATGGCGAAGAAGAGCAGCAGGCCGCCGGCCACGATGCAGGCGCGCAGCGCCGTGCGGCGCATCTTCGTCTCCGAGTCCCCCGCCGTGATGGCCAGGAAGATCGGCACCACTCCAATGGGGTCCACCACGAAGAAGACGGCGGAGAGCGAGACGAGGAAATGGGTCAGGTAGACGCCCATACCCGTCACACGGTCAGGCGCAGCTTCCAGACCATGGTGAGCGCCTCGAGGAAGATCTTCCGGCTCATCTTCGACTGGCCCACGCGGCGATCCTCGAAGACGATGGGAATCTCCCGGACGGTGAAGCCCTTCTTGAGCGTGCGGTAGGTGAGCTCGATCTGGAAGGCGTAGCCGGTGCTCTGCACCTGGTCCAGGCCGATGGTCTCCAGCACGCGGCGGTGGAAGCACTTGAAGCCGCCGGTCAGGTCATGGACGCCCACGCCCAGGATGGTGCGCGCGTAGAGCGAGCCGCCCTTGCTGATGATCTGCCGTCCGACGCCCCAGTTCACCGTGCCGCCGCCGGTGACGTAGCGCGAGCCGAGCACCAGGTCCGCGCCGGCCTCGGCGGCATCCAGCAGGGCTGGCAGGTAGCGCGGGTCGTGGCTGAAGTCCGCGTCCATCTCGATGATGTACGTGTAGCCCTCGGCGAGCGCCCAGCGGAAGGCGGCGAGGTAGGCGCGGCCCAGGCCCTCCTTCTTCTCGCGGTGCAGCACCCGGATGCGCGGCTCCTTCGCCGCGAGCGTGTCGGCGATCTTCCCGGTGCCGTCGGGCGAGTTGTCATCCACGACGAGGATGTCCACGCGGGGCTCGGCTTTGAGCACCGCCTGGGTGATGGGCTCCAGGTTGTCCGCTTCGTTGTAGGTGGGGATGCAGACCAGCGCTCGGTTCATGGCGCGGCGGGACATAGCAGAGCCACGGGCGGGATGACTTCAAACTTTGGAGGCGGGGGGCAGCAACTCCAGCACGGCCTCCGCGGCTCGCTCGGCGGCGCCCGGGCCTCCCAGGCGGCCACGTACCTCCTCCAGCCCTCGGAGCATCTCCTCCCGGGGTGGGCCTGGATCCCACACGCGGCGGACCTCCGAGGCGATGCGCTCCGGCGTCATCTCTCCCTGGAGGAGCTCTGGCACGAGCCGGCGGCCCGCGAGCAGGTTCACCAGGGCCACATGGGCGACCTTCAGCATGAGCCTGCCCACGAGGTAGGTGACGAGCGACACGCGATAGATGACCACCAGCGGGCGCTGCATGAGCCCCGCCTCCAGCACCGCCGTCCCGGAGGCGACGATGGCCGCGTCGCTGGCGCCCACCACCTCGGGAGCGCGGCCCTCGATGAGGCGGGGGGACAGGCCGCTCCCTTCGAAGCGCGACACGATCTCCTCGCGCGGGATGGTGGGCGCGACGGGGACGACGATCTGCAGGCCTGGGCGCTCGGACGACAGCTGCTTCGCGGCGCTCACCATGGTGGGCAGCAGGCGGCGGATCTCGCTCATCCGGCTACCCGGCAGCAGGGCGAGCGTGGGGGCGTCGGTGGCGAGCCCCAGGCGCTGGCGGAAGTCGGTGGCGCTGGCGGGGGCGGGGACCTGCTCCACGACGGGGCTGCCCACGTAGCGCGCGTCGACGCCGGAGTTCCGATAGAAGTCCACCTCGAAGGGGAGGATGCAGAGCATCCGGTCCACGAGCTGGCGGATGACCTTCACCCGGCCCTGGCGCCAGGCCCAGATCATCGGGGACACGTAGTAGGCGACCGGGATTCCGAGGGCTTTGAGCTTGCGGGCCAGCCGCAGGTTGAAGTCGGGGATGTCCACGAGGATGGCGCACACGGGGCGGCGCTCGGCGGCGGCGGCGGCGATGCCTCGGAGGACCTGGAGGATGCGGGGAATCTTGGGGACCACCTCGGTGATGCCCATGACGGACACCTCGTGGGCCCCATAGAGGAGCTCCACGCCGCGTGCGGCCAGCTTCGAGCCCCCCATACCGAAGAACCGGAGGTCCGGGCGCCGGGCCTGGAGGGCGGCGACGAGCTCGGAGGCGTGGGAGTCGCCGGAGGCCTCACCGGTGACGACGAGGATCTGCGGGGGGGAGTTCATCGGAGGCGCGCATCGTAACTGAAGCGGGGCGGGCAAATGTGTACACTCCGGGCGCCCTTGAAGACGCTCCTGCTCGCCGAGAGCCACCCCCCCACGCTCGAGCACCTCACCGGGCTGCTCGCCCAGGCCGGTTACACCGTGAGTCCGGTGTCCGACGCGGTGTCGGCCATGGAGCACTTCGTGGCGGGCAATCCGGACGTGGTGGTGCTGGGGGTGGACCTGCCTCGGCTGGAGGGCGCCCATGTAGGGCAGCTCATCCGCAACCACAGCCAGGGTGGGCGTGTTCCCATCATCGCCATCGACAAGGGGCACCTGGGCAAGGCGCGAGGCGTGGCGGCGGTGCTGGGCCTGAAGGTGAACGCCTACGTGCAGGACCCGCTCAAGCCGGGCGAGCTGGTGTCCAGGATCGACGAGCTGGTGAAGGCGGCGGAGTCGGTGGCGCCCACGCAGGGCATCCAGGCGATGCTCGCCCGCCCGGCGGTGACGACGGGGGAGCTCCGGGGCTACCCGCTGCCGGAGCTGGTGCACCTGCTCTACCGGCAGCGGCGGGACGGGGTGCTGGTGGTGGCGTACCGGGACCTCACGCGTCGGGTCTTCTTCGCCCGAGGCGGGGCGGTGAGCTGCGACTCCTCGGCGCGGCAGGACGCGCTGCCTGGCTTCCTGCTGGACCGCGGGATCGTGACGGAGGCCCAGGCGGAGATCGTCGTGCAGGCGCTCGGCTCGGGGCTGCGCATCGGCGCGGCGCTGGCGGATGCGGGGGTGGAGGCGGCGGGCGAGGAGCTGCTGGAGATCCTCCGGGACTACACGCGCTCGCGTCTGGCCCAGGTGGTGGGGATGCGCGAGGGGCGCTTTGCCTTCTACGCGGGGGACGAGTTCCAGCGCGAGGTGGCCACGGTGGACATCCCCGCGCTGGCGCCGGTGCTGGACGGAGCGCGCAGGATGATGCCGCTCAAGGTGCTGGCGGCGCCGCTGCGCAGGTACATGGGAGAGTTCCCCGTGCGCTCGCAGGAGTTCGCCAAGGATCTGCAGGTGCTGGGGCTGGACACGGACGATCTGAAGATCGCCATGCAGATCAACGGGCGGCTGTTGCTGCGGGATCTGCTGGCGCACGGGCGAGGCGACCTGCGGCGCGGGTACTCGCTGCTGTGGTTCCTGCGGCTCACGGGGGCGGTGACGTTCTCGGCGACGCCGGTGGCCACGGAGGGGGCGGCGCTCTCGGCGGGGCCGGAGGTGATCGCCCCGCGCAAGCGCAAGTCACTGCCGCCGGAGCTGGCGGCGTCGCTGCGGGAGGGCGCGGTGAAGATCATCACCAGCAGCTACTTCCACAGCCTGGGGCTGGACATCGCCGCGGACATGGAGGCGGTGGAGCGCGCCTACCACGAGACGGCGATGAAGTTTCACCCGGACAACTACGCCGAGTACGACCTGTCGGACCTGAAGGATCTGCTCGACTCGGTGCAGGAGAAGCTGTCCGCGTCGTACCGGGTGCTCTCGGCGGAGGACAAGCGCAAGGCGTACCTGCAGTACGTGCTGGGGAAGATGGAGGTGAAGGGGCGGGTCAACGCCATCAACGTGGAGGCGGAGGTGCTCATCCGCCGCGGGGAGTCGTACCTGCGGCGCAAGAACTACCGGATGGCGCTCCAGCTCTTCGAGGAGGCGGTGGCGCTCAACCCGCGCGAGCCCGAGTACTACTCGTACCTGGCGTGGGCGACGTACCACGCGGCGCTGGGGCCGCTGAAGGATCGAGCCAAGGAGGCGCAGAAGGTGCTCAAGCGGGCGCTGTCGCTCAACGCGTCGCTGGAGCGGGCGCAGATCATCTCGGCCATCATCGAGAATGACCTGGGAGATGCGACGGCGGCGCGCAAGCGGCTGTTGAGGGTGCTGGAGCTCAACGCGAACTCGAAGCTCGCCAAGGCCGCGCTGCGCAAGGTGGGCCGCTGATGAGCATGTCGGCGGTGCTGCTCCGCCTGCTGCGCTACGCACGGCCGCACGTGAGCGTGCTCGTGGCGGCGTTCGCCTGCATGGCGGTGCTGGGGCTGGGCACGGGCACGTACGCGTACCTGATGGGGCCCGCGCTCCAGTTCCTGCTGTCCGGAGGCACGGAGGGCTTCGGTGGGGCGCACGCGGTGCCCTGGCTGTCGAGCCTGCCGCGCGAGGCCGCGCTGTGGGGCTTCCCGCTGGTGGTGGTGCTCGTCGGGGTGGTGAAGGGCGTGGGGTACCTGGGGCAGTTCTACTTCATGGGGCTGTTCGCGCAGCGGGTGGTGAAGGACTTGCGGCGAGAGCTGTTCCAGCGGCTCACCGCGCTGTCGCCCTCGCAGCTCTCGAAGGAGCGGGTGGGGGATCTGCTCAGCCGCTTCTCCACGGACATGACGGCGGTGGAGTGGGCGGCGATGTACACGGTGGGCTCGTACCTGCGGGACACGCTGCAGGTGCTGGTGCTGGCGGGAGTGGCGCTGGCGATGAGCCCGCTGTTCGGAGGGCTGATGCTGGCGGTCATCCCGCTGGCGGCGCTGCCGGCCTCTCGGCTCACCCGGAAGGCGCTGCGGAGGACGAGGGAGGGGCAGACGCAGCTGGGGCAGCTCGCGGGGCAGCTGCACGAGGGGCTGGGAGGCCTGCGGACGATCCAGGCCTTCAACGGACAGGCGGCGGAGCTGGCGCGGTTCGCGGCGCACACGAAGGCGCATGAGAAGGCGGTGGTGAGCGCGGCGTGGGCTCGAGGGGCGGTGCCGGGAGTGATGGAGGTGCTGGCGGCGGCGGCGCTCGCGGGGACCCTGGCCTACGCGGCGGCCACGCAGGCCATGGAGCCGGGGGCGCTGCTCTCGCTGATCACGGCGGTGATCCTCGTCTATCAGCCCGTGAAGGACCTGGGCCGGGTCACCCAGTTCGCGATGCAGGCGGGCGTCTCGGGCGAGCGGCTCTTCGCGCTGCTGGACCTGCGCCATCCGGTGGAGGATCCGCCGGGAGTCCAGCCGGCGCCGCCGCTGAGGCAGGGCCTCCAGCTGAAGGCCGTGAGCTTCTCCTATGGCCAGCGCCGGGCGCTGGAGGGACTGACGCTGGAGCTGCCGGTGGGCAAGGTGACGGCGCTGGTGGGCCCGAGCGGGAGCGGCAAGAGCACGGTGACGACCCTGCTGCTGCGCTTCGAGAAGCCCCAGGCAGGCCACCTGCTGCTGGACGGAGTGGAGGCGGACGGCTACCAGGCGGCGAGCGTGAGGGCGCAGTTCGCGCTGGTGACGCAGGAGCCGCTGCTCTTCTCGGGAAGCGTGCTGGACAACCTGCGCTTTGGCCGGCCGGAGGCGACGCTCGAGGAGGTGGAGGCGGCGGCGAGGGTGGCCCACGCGGACGGCTTCATCCGGAACCTGCCCGAGGGGTACGAGACGCGCATCGGGGAGCGAGGCGTGACCCTGAGCGGCGGGCAGCGTCAGCGCCTGTGCATCGCGCGGGCGGTGCTCTCCCGTGCACCGGTGCTGGTGCTGGACGAGGCGACGAGCAGCCTCGATCCGGAGAGCGAGCGGGAGGTGCAGGCCGCGCTGGCGGCGGTGCTGCCGGGGAGGACGGCGCTGGTCATCGCGCATCGGCTCTCCACGGTGACGGGAGCGGACGTCATCCATGTGATGGAGGCGGGGCGCGTCGTGGAGAGCGGCACCCACGCGGAGCTGCTCCAGGCGGGAGGCGCCTATGCGGCGCTGTGGGCCCTGCAGACCTCGGGAGCCGAGCGGGGGGCGGCGTGAGGCCGGCGGTGGTGGTGGGCAAGCTGCTCCGGGCGCTGCTGGGGCTCGTGCTGCTGCTGCTGGGGTTCGCGGGCTTCTTCACGTGCGCGGCCGCGGGAGTCGACTACCCGGTGGTGCCTCCGAGGGAGGGAGTGCAGGAGTGGCCGCGAGGCGCCTTCCACGTGCACACCACGCGATCGGACGGACGCGGAACCGTGGAGGAGGTGGCTCAGGCGGCCCGAGCGGCGGGACTCCAGTTCGTGCTGCTCACGGACCACAACGACTTTGGCCCGCGTGAGCCGGTCTTCATCGGGGGCGTGCTGATGGTGCCGGCGGTGGAGATCTCCGCGGGCGCCGGACACCTGGTGGCGTTCGGCATGCAGACGCCGCTGGATGGTCCGAGGGCGCGGCAGGAGGGCGTGAGCGCGGTGGAGGCCGCGGGCGGGGTCAGCGTGCTGGCGCACCCGGTCCAGAAGAAGAACCCGTGGAGGGACGCCGAGGGAGCACGGCGAGCCAGGGGCTTCGAGCTGTACTCGGCGGACACGTTCTTCCGGGAGGCACTCCGCAGCCCGTTCTCGAGGCTGATCCCTGCGGTGGGGGCGTACTTCGGCAACCCCGTGCACGGGGTGATGCTGCTGG is from Hyalangium gracile and encodes:
- a CDS encoding PHP domain-containing protein, whose protein sequence is MRPAVVVGKLLRALLGLVLLLLGFAGFFTCAAAGVDYPVVPPREGVQEWPRGAFHVHTTRSDGRGTVEEVAQAARAAGLQFVLLTDHNDFGPREPVFIGGVLMVPAVEISAGAGHLVAFGMQTPLDGPRARQEGVSAVEAAGGVSVLAHPVQKKNPWRDAEGARRARGFELYSADTFFREALRSPFSRLIPAVGAYFGNPVHGVMLLVTPQPESTERLLELTRERSRLALCSHDAHGWPRYEDVFRSLAMYLPPAALSEPLSTDPRTAQTQVMRALAGGQALCAFRALGDPTGFALEGPLTEQREARVGDVLTVRLPPHPPGSVRVEVWGAGRLRPDGTSIELVEEGAVQLEVWVLAPGRLFGSEWRPWIVPSPVRVLPRGSGI
- a CDS encoding ABC transporter ATP-binding protein, which encodes MSAVLLRLLRYARPHVSVLVAAFACMAVLGLGTGTYAYLMGPALQFLLSGGTEGFGGAHAVPWLSSLPREAALWGFPLVVVLVGVVKGVGYLGQFYFMGLFAQRVVKDLRRELFQRLTALSPSQLSKERVGDLLSRFSTDMTAVEWAAMYTVGSYLRDTLQVLVLAGVALAMSPLFGGLMLAVIPLAALPASRLTRKALRRTREGQTQLGQLAGQLHEGLGGLRTIQAFNGQAAELARFAAHTKAHEKAVVSAAWARGAVPGVMEVLAAAALAGTLAYAAATQAMEPGALLSLITAVILVYQPVKDLGRVTQFAMQAGVSGERLFALLDLRHPVEDPPGVQPAPPLRQGLQLKAVSFSYGQRRALEGLTLELPVGKVTALVGPSGSGKSTVTTLLLRFEKPQAGHLLLDGVEADGYQAASVRAQFALVTQEPLLFSGSVLDNLRFGRPEATLEEVEAAARVAHADGFIRNLPEGYETRIGERGVTLSGGQRQRLCIARAVLSRAPVLVLDEATSSLDPESEREVQAALAAVLPGRTALVIAHRLSTVTGADVIHVMEAGRVVESGTHAELLQAGGAYAALWALQTSGAERGAA
- a CDS encoding DUF4388 domain-containing protein, whose product is MCTLRAPLKTLLLAESHPPTLEHLTGLLAQAGYTVSPVSDAVSAMEHFVAGNPDVVVLGVDLPRLEGAHVGQLIRNHSQGGRVPIIAIDKGHLGKARGVAAVLGLKVNAYVQDPLKPGELVSRIDELVKAAESVAPTQGIQAMLARPAVTTGELRGYPLPELVHLLYRQRRDGVLVVAYRDLTRRVFFARGGAVSCDSSARQDALPGFLLDRGIVTEAQAEIVVQALGSGLRIGAALADAGVEAAGEELLEILRDYTRSRLAQVVGMREGRFAFYAGDEFQREVATVDIPALAPVLDGARRMMPLKVLAAPLRRYMGEFPVRSQEFAKDLQVLGLDTDDLKIAMQINGRLLLRDLLAHGRGDLRRGYSLLWFLRLTGAVTFSATPVATEGAALSAGPEVIAPRKRKSLPPELAASLREGAVKIITSSYFHSLGLDIAADMEAVERAYHETAMKFHPDNYAEYDLSDLKDLLDSVQEKLSASYRVLSAEDKRKAYLQYVLGKMEVKGRVNAINVEAEVLIRRGESYLRRKNYRMALQLFEEAVALNPREPEYYSYLAWATYHAALGPLKDRAKEAQKVLKRALSLNASLERAQIISAIIENDLGDATAARKRLLRVLELNANSKLAKAALRKVGR
- the lpxB gene encoding lipid-A-disaccharide synthase; this encodes MNSPPQILVVTGEASGDSHASELVAALQARRPDLRFFGMGGSKLAARGVELLYGAHEVSVMGITEVVPKIPRILQVLRGIAAAAAERRPVCAILVDIPDFNLRLARKLKALGIPVAYYVSPMIWAWRQGRVKVIRQLVDRMLCILPFEVDFYRNSGVDARYVGSPVVEQVPAPASATDFRQRLGLATDAPTLALLPGSRMSEIRRLLPTMVSAAKQLSSERPGLQIVVPVAPTIPREEIVSRFEGSGLSPRLIEGRAPEVVGASDAAIVASGTAVLEAGLMQRPLVVIYRVSLVTYLVGRLMLKVAHVALVNLLAGRRLVPELLQGEMTPERIASEVRRVWDPGPPREEMLRGLEEVRGRLGGPGAAERAAEAVLELLPPASKV
- a CDS encoding polyprenol monophosphomannose synthase yields the protein MNRALVCIPTYNEADNLEPITQAVLKAEPRVDILVVDDNSPDGTGKIADTLAAKEPRIRVLHREKKEGLGRAYLAAFRWALAEGYTYIIEMDADFSHDPRYLPALLDAAEAGADLVLGSRYVTGGGTVNWGVGRQIISKGGSLYARTILGVGVHDLTGGFKCFHRRVLETIGLDQVQSTGYAFQIELTYRTLKKGFTVREIPIVFEDRRVGQSKMSRKIFLEALTMVWKLRLTV